CGTTGTTCTTGTTTGCAGGTGCAGAAAAAATCAGATTTAAGAAACAGGTCGTTGCAGGAGACCAGCTTATCTTAAAATCTGAGCTTGTAATGCAAAAACGTGGCATTTACAAGTACAATTGCACCGCTAGTGTCGATGGTAAGGTTGCCGCGACAGCAGAGATTATTATTTCCCACCAGAAAATTGAGCAGACATGAGTAGTCAAAATTTAATACATCCTACAGCAATTATTGACCCGTCTGCAGAAATCGCATCTGATGTACAAATTGGTCCGTATTGTATTGTGGGTCCAAATGTAAGTATTGACTCTGGTACTAAGTTACATTCACATGTTGTTATTGGTGGTTTTACCAGAATTGGTAAAAATAATGATCTTTTCCAGTTCTCAAGTATTGGGGAAATTTGCCAAGATTTAAAATATCAAGGCGAAGAAACATGGTTAGAGATTGGTGATAATAACAAGATTCGCGAGCATTGTACCTTACATCGTGGAACAGCTCAGGATCATGGTGTTACCAAGATTGGAAGCCATAACCTATTGATGGTGAATACGCATATTGCACATGATTGTGTGATAGGGAACCATAACATTTTTGCCAATAATGTCGGTATTGCTGGACATGTACATGTCGGTGATCATGTGATTGTTGGTGGTAATGCTGGTATTCATCAGTTCTGTAAGATCGATTCTTATAGCATGATTGGTGGAGCTGCTTTGATTCTTAAAGATGTTCCAGCTTATGTCATGGCGTCTGGAAATCCAGCACGCGCATACGGGATGAATATTGAAGGCATGCGCCGTAAAGGCTGGTCTCGCGATACAATCCAAGGTTTAAGAGAAGCTTATAAACTGATTTATAAATCTGGTTTGACAACTGAGCAGGCGATCAAGCAGATTCGTGACGAAATTTTAGTGAAGACGCCTGAGGCGCAATTGTTTATTGACTCATTAGAGCAATCGACACGTGGTATTGTGCGTTAAGTGATTGTAATAATAAAAAAGACACTACGGTGTCTTTTTTTACGGGCCTAGTTTGCTTCAATAAATTGCTGCCGATATTGTTTTGGGGACACATCAAATGTACGTTTAAATGCCTGACTAAAAGCAGTTTCAGATGAATAGCCAACTTTATTGGCAATTTGCTGAATCGAATAGTTACTTTTACGCAAATATTGACTTGCCAAGCGCATACGATGCTGTTGTAAATAGGCCAGTGGAGATTCGCCAATCACTTCGTGGAATAGGCTGGCAAACTTTGAACGTGACATACAACATTGTTCAGCAAGTAGCTCGACTGTCCAGGCTTCTTCAGGGTGATTGTGAATCGCCGCCAGACTATTACTGAGTTCGGGATGGTTTAAAGCACTGAGCCAGCCATGCTGAGTTGAAATTTGTTGGATATGATCCCGAATGCATTTGATTAATAGAATATTCACGAGATGATCGATAATAATATCTCGGCCTGCTTGAATATTTTGGGTCTCTAAAGCAAGAAAGTGTAGACCGATTTGTAACCATTCTGGCGCATTGGTATCACCATGTTGAAGATGAATTAATTGCGGTAATGCCTGAATAAATGGACGTGCCATTATGGTATCAATTTGACAACGAACAGTTAAAATTAAGTTTTTCTTAGATGAATGTGTTCCAAATTCAATCGCTTCTTCTTTGTGGCCATGGAAAAACTTTGAAATATCGACGGCATCAACCAGTTTGGTAATCGCATTATCTGCACCTGTATGTGCTTTCCCTGATGGAATAACCACAATTTCACCAGCATGTGCAGTTAAACTATTTTGTGCGTCAATTTGAATAAAAACAGAACCAACTAGAACAATGTGAACAATTAACGCAGTTTGATCTTGGCAGAAAAAACTCCATTCTCCTTGAGTTTTCAAGTAGATATATTCAGTGTGATTTAAATGTATATCAGCAAATATTTTACTTAAAGCATCCATATGATTTTTAAATGGGGTATTCATTTAAATTATAGTGAGCTACGCCAATAACTCAATATGTGTTTTTAGGACAAAAACAGGGAGGATGATGCCAAAGACTTTGACATAGCTTTTTTGGACGCTTGCAACTGTCATGAATTTCATAATTCCTCAAAATATACTCATATATACAAAGACATGGATTCGATGATGAATGCGCCAGTAAATGTTGAACAAGAACTTACGCCAGTAAGCATTCCAAAGTCAAAAACTGAGTTGGATCGTAAACGTTATTTATGGGCCATTAGCCCAGCTTTACCTGTAATCGGGATTGGTATTTTAGCAGGTTATCAATTTGCACCACGGCCATTGAAAAAACTCTTTGCTTTAGGTGGACCAATCGTTTTACATATTGTGATTCCAACAATTGATACGATTATTGGGAAAGATGCCAATAATCCAACAGATGAAGATATTCGACTGTTGGAAAAAGACCCTTATTATTCCCGTCTGGTGAAAAGCTTTATCCCCTTACAATATGCCGCCAATGTCTATGCCTGTTATTTAACTAGCCGTAAAGAAACATCATTTTTAGACAAAATCTTATTGGGTATCTCAATGGGAGCAGTCAACGGGATTGCGATCAATACAGCACATGAACTGAGTCATAAACATGATCGTATTGACCATATTCTGTCGCATTTAGCGCTAGTACCAACAGGCTATAATCATTTCCGAATTGAACATCCTTATGGCCACCATAAACGTGCTGCAACACCCGAAGATCCTGCATCTTCACAAATGGGTGAAACATTCTATGAGTTTTGGCCACGTACCGTGATTGGTTCATTCAAATCAGCCATTGAGATTGAAACCAATCGTTTAAAACGTAAAGGTAAAGAATTCTGGTCAACTGAAAATGAACTCTTGCAAGGTTGGAGCATGAGTGCTGCTTTTCATGCATTGATGGTCGGTTTGTTTGGTAAGGGGGTTATTCCTTATTTAGCGACTCAAGCTTTCTATGGCATTAGCTTATTTGAGATTATTAACTATATCGAGCACTATGGTTTGAAACGCCAGAAGGATAAGAATGGTAAGTATGAGCGAACCATGCCAGAACATAGCTGGAACAATAATAATATTGTGACTAACTTATTCTTGTATCAGTTGCAGCGTCACTCAGACCATCATGCTTATCCAACCCGTCCTTTCCAAGCATTACGTCATTTTGATGAGGCGCCTGAATTACCAAGCGGTTATGCAAGTATGTTGTTACCTGCATTAATTCCACCATTATGGTCAAAAATGATGGATAAGCGAGTCTTTGATCACTATAAAGGTGATTTGAATAAAGCCAATATTTATCCAAAACGTCGTGCCAAACTATTTAAGAAATTTGGTGTGGTCGATCAATCTTTGCAACAAGTTCAGGTTGAAGCTGTGATTACTGAATAATCAAAAAAGCTTACCGAAAGCAAGGCACTGAAGATTCATCTTCAGTGCCTTTTTATTTTCTTGTATTAAAACTTTAACCAACTACGGATTTTGCATTTTCTTGCTGTATATCTATGTATAACCTAAGAATAATCTTATAAGCGATTTATGAGGCAAAGATGACAAAACATTATGATTATATTGCGATTGGTGCTGGAAGCGGTGGTATTGCATCAGTCAATCGTGCTGCCATGTATGGTAAAAAGTCTGCGTTGATCGAAAAAGCTGAAATCGGTGGAACCTGTGTCAATGTTGGCTGTGTGCCGAAAAAAGTGATGTGGTATGCCGCACATGTGGCGGAGTCGATTCAAAAATACGGCCCCGATTATGGTTTTAACAGCAAAGTTGAATCTTTCGAATGGCAAACACTCATCGATAATCGTCAAGCCTATATTGAGCGCATTCATCAATCCTATCAAAATAGCCTAAGTAAGAATAAAGTAGATCTCATTCATGGTGCAGCACATTTTATTGATGCTCATACTATTGAAGTGAATGGAGAACAACTCACAGCAGACCATATTTTGATTGCGACTGGCACACAGCCATCATTGCCTGATATTGAGGGGGTTGAACACGGGATTGATTCAAATGGTTTCTTTGAATTAAAAGCATTACCTAAAATCACAGCCGTGATAGGTTCAGGTTATATTGCGGTTGAACTGGCAGGGGTATTAAATGCCTTAGGTTCTCAGGTCGGTTTATTTATCCGTAAAGATTTACCGGTGCGGCGTTTTGATTCCTTCTTGAGTGAAACTCTGGTGGAGGTGATGCGAACCGATGGTATCACTGTGCATACCCAAGCAGTTCCTAAGAGAGTCACCAGAAATGTTGATGGTTCAGTCGTGCTGCATCTAGAAAATGGCGAAAGTCATACTGTAGATTGTTTAATTTGGGCAACGGGTCGAGAGCCAAATACGGCGAGTTTACATTTGGACAAAGCCAATGTTCAGTTGGATGAGCGTGGTTATATCCAAGTGGATAAATTCCAGAATACCTCACAAAAAGGTGTCTATGCTGTTGGAGATATTACAGGGAAAATGGAGCTGACACCTGTAGCCGTCGCAGCTGGGCGTCGATTGTCTGAACGACTCTTTAATCATAAGCCTGATGAATATTTAGATTACGATAATATTCCAACGGTAGTGTTTAGCCATCCACCGATTGGAACGGTTGGGATCACAGAGCAAGAAGCCATTGAACAATATGGTCAGCAAGCGGTTAAAGTCTACAACTCCTCGTTTACAGCCATGTATAGTGCGATTACCCAACATCGCCAACCAACTAAAATGAAATTGGTTTGTGTGGGGGAGAATGAGAAAATTGTGGGTATTCATGGCATTGGTTTTGGTATGGATGAGATCCTGCAAGGTTTTGCGGTAGCTTTGAAAATGGGTGCAACCAAGCAAGATTTTGATAATACGGTTGCCATTCACCCAACTTCCGCAGAAGAATTTGTAACGATGAGATAGGATTGGATCAAGCACTCAATAAAAAAGGACGTTATGACAACGTCCTTTTTAGGTTATTGCCGATTCAAGATTATTTTAGTTCACTGGATGATTTACCCAATTCACGGCGGGCTATGATCAATTGCTGAATCTGTTGCGTACCTTCAAAAATATCCAGAATTTTGGAGTCACGCGCCCATTTTTCCAATAACTCATCTTCAGCATAGCCGACACTTGCCGCCAGCTCGACACATTTGAGGGTGATCTCATTGCCGACACGACCCGCTTTGGCTTTGGCAATCGAAGCTTCTTTCGAGTTCGGCTTTTTATTGTCTGCCATCCAGGTTGCTTTAATCATTAATAATCGTGCAGCTTCCCACTCAGCCTCCATACGATAGATTTGTGCAGCTAGATTCGAGGTTTGTAAGTAGGGTGTGGTGTAGTCTGGATCAAGTTGATCTTTGAAAATCTCTTTGATGCGTTCTAAGGATGCTTTGGCACAACCAACTGCCATGGCTGCGACTAGCGGGCGGGTATTATCAAAGGTTTCCATTACACCTGCGAAACCTTTAGCCACATCAATTTCAGGATTACCCAGCAAATTGGCAGCGGGCACACGACAGTCGATAAAGCTGATTACTGCGGTATCTGAGGCTTTAATCCCAAGTTTATGCTCAAGCCGTTCAACTTTCATGCCTGCTGTGCCTTTCGGTACTACAAAAGACTTGATCGCAGCACGACCTAATTTTTTATCCAAGGTTGCCCAGACCACGACCGAGTCTGCACGTTCACCTGAAGTGACAAAGATTTTCTCGCCATTCAGGATGTAATCATCACCATCTTTGGTTGCTGTGGTGCGAATCGCAGCAGAGTCTGAACCACAACCTGGCTCGGTAATTGCCATGGCTGCCCAAGTGCCTTTGAAGCGTTCTAGCTGTTCATCATTGGCCACTGCTGCAATCGCAGAGTTGCCCAGACCTTGGCGGGGCATACTCAGTAATAGACCAGTATCGCCATAACACATTTCAATGATGCCGAGTGCCGCAGACATATTGCCGCCGTTTACAACGGCATCCAGATTGGCTGTTCCACGTTTACTGGCATTGGCAGCACCAACACCTTCGCCACTTTCATTCATTCCATCCAGTAGCGCCGCCAGCATATCCAGTTCCTTAGGATAGGCATGTTCAGCTTTATCGTATTTACGTGAAATTGGACGGAGTACATTGAGTGCAGTTTCGTGTGCCTGATCAATCAGCATTTTGAATTTTTTCGGATTTTGTAAATTCATTATTGTTCTCCAAAATTAAGCATGTAAGCCAGAATGCAAGATTGCAGTTGCACGAAGGTCACGATACCAGCGCTCAACAGGATGTTCTTTGGTAAAGCCATGACCGCCAAGAATCTGAACGCCATCTGTCCCCATTTTCATTGATTTCTCAGCGCAAAGCAGGCGAGCAAGATAGGCCTCACGATGGAATGGTTTGCCCGCTTCTGCCAA
The DNA window shown above is from Acinetobacter colistiniresistens and carries:
- the lpxA gene encoding acyl-ACP--UDP-N-acetylglucosamine O-acyltransferase, producing the protein MSSQNLIHPTAIIDPSAEIASDVQIGPYCIVGPNVSIDSGTKLHSHVVIGGFTRIGKNNDLFQFSSIGEICQDLKYQGEETWLEIGDNNKIREHCTLHRGTAQDHGVTKIGSHNLLMVNTHIAHDCVIGNHNIFANNVGIAGHVHVGDHVIVGGNAGIHQFCKIDSYSMIGGAALILKDVPAYVMASGNPARAYGMNIEGMRRKGWSRDTIQGLREAYKLIYKSGLTTEQAIKQIRDEILVKTPEAQLFIDSLEQSTRGIVR
- a CDS encoding AraC family transcriptional regulator translates to MDALSKIFADIHLNHTEYIYLKTQGEWSFFCQDQTALIVHIVLVGSVFIQIDAQNSLTAHAGEIVVIPSGKAHTGADNAITKLVDAVDISKFFHGHKEEAIEFGTHSSKKNLILTVRCQIDTIMARPFIQALPQLIHLQHGDTNAPEWLQIGLHFLALETQNIQAGRDIIIDHLVNILLIKCIRDHIQQISTQHGWLSALNHPELSNSLAAIHNHPEEAWTVELLAEQCCMSRSKFASLFHEVIGESPLAYLQQHRMRLASQYLRKSNYSIQQIANKVGYSSETAFSQAFKRTFDVSPKQYRQQFIEAN
- a CDS encoding alkane 1-monooxygenase, with the translated sequence MNAPVNVEQELTPVSIPKSKTELDRKRYLWAISPALPVIGIGILAGYQFAPRPLKKLFALGGPIVLHIVIPTIDTIIGKDANNPTDEDIRLLEKDPYYSRLVKSFIPLQYAANVYACYLTSRKETSFLDKILLGISMGAVNGIAINTAHELSHKHDRIDHILSHLALVPTGYNHFRIEHPYGHHKRAATPEDPASSQMGETFYEFWPRTVIGSFKSAIEIETNRLKRKGKEFWSTENELLQGWSMSAAFHALMVGLFGKGVIPYLATQAFYGISLFEIINYIEHYGLKRQKDKNGKYERTMPEHSWNNNNIVTNLFLYQLQRHSDHHAYPTRPFQALRHFDEAPELPSGYASMLLPALIPPLWSKMMDKRVFDHYKGDLNKANIYPKRRAKLFKKFGVVDQSLQQVQVEAVITE
- the gorA gene encoding glutathione-disulfide reductase — translated: MTKHYDYIAIGAGSGGIASVNRAAMYGKKSALIEKAEIGGTCVNVGCVPKKVMWYAAHVAESIQKYGPDYGFNSKVESFEWQTLIDNRQAYIERIHQSYQNSLSKNKVDLIHGAAHFIDAHTIEVNGEQLTADHILIATGTQPSLPDIEGVEHGIDSNGFFELKALPKITAVIGSGYIAVELAGVLNALGSQVGLFIRKDLPVRRFDSFLSETLVEVMRTDGITVHTQAVPKRVTRNVDGSVVLHLENGESHTVDCLIWATGREPNTASLHLDKANVQLDERGYIQVDKFQNTSQKGVYAVGDITGKMELTPVAVAAGRRLSERLFNHKPDEYLDYDNIPTVVFSHPPIGTVGITEQEAIEQYGQQAVKVYNSSFTAMYSAITQHRQPTKMKLVCVGENEKIVGIHGIGFGMDEILQGFAVALKMGATKQDFDNTVAIHPTSAEEFVTMR
- a CDS encoding acyl-CoA dehydrogenase family protein, yielding MNLQNPKKFKMLIDQAHETALNVLRPISRKYDKAEHAYPKELDMLAALLDGMNESGEGVGAANASKRGTANLDAVVNGGNMSAALGIIEMCYGDTGLLLSMPRQGLGNSAIAAVANDEQLERFKGTWAAMAITEPGCGSDSAAIRTTATKDGDDYILNGEKIFVTSGERADSVVVWATLDKKLGRAAIKSFVVPKGTAGMKVERLEHKLGIKASDTAVISFIDCRVPAANLLGNPEIDVAKGFAGVMETFDNTRPLVAAMAVGCAKASLERIKEIFKDQLDPDYTTPYLQTSNLAAQIYRMEAEWEAARLLMIKATWMADNKKPNSKEASIAKAKAGRVGNEITLKCVELAASVGYAEDELLEKWARDSKILDIFEGTQQIQQLIIARRELGKSSSELK